In Duganella zoogloeoides, a single genomic region encodes these proteins:
- a CDS encoding pyridoxamine 5'-phosphate oxidase family protein: MPLYSQDQIQTIADKIKDVRFGMFTTCDADQMLTSRPLTTQQIDNEGNLWFFTSDEAAFTLDLPTHPDINISFSDPERQLYLSISGQAFLVKDQAKARELWTPAARSWFPKGVEDPHLTLIRVRIQSAEYWDAGSSKMKQLVQFAKTALTGRSAIHMGRSTTICL, encoded by the coding sequence ATGCCGCTGTACTCGCAAGACCAGATCCAGACCATCGCCGACAAGATCAAGGACGTGCGGTTTGGCATGTTTACCACCTGTGACGCCGACCAGATGCTCACCAGCCGGCCACTGACCACCCAGCAGATCGACAACGAAGGCAACCTCTGGTTCTTCACCAGCGACGAGGCCGCGTTCACGCTCGACTTGCCCACGCATCCCGACATCAATATCAGTTTTTCCGACCCCGAGCGCCAGCTCTACCTGTCGATCTCCGGACAGGCGTTCCTGGTCAAGGACCAGGCCAAAGCGCGCGAACTGTGGACCCCGGCGGCGCGCAGCTGGTTCCCCAAGGGCGTGGAAGACCCGCACCTGACCCTGATCCGGGTGCGTATCCAGTCGGCAGAATACTGGGATGCGGGCTCGAGCAAAATGAAGCAACTGGTGCAGTTCGCCAAGACCGCCCTCACCGGCCGCTCGGCAATCCACATGGGCCGCTCAACCACGATTTGCCTGTAA
- a CDS encoding ATP-dependent DNA ligase: MRDFALLYAELDETTSTTRKLNALQQYFRTAAPADAAWAVYFLAGGKPRQAVPTKLLRQFAIEYSGLDDWLFDECYHAVGDLAETIAHILPPPNQPSEIGLADWIELGIAPLRGADPGTVRSALLLYWDQLDTRERFLLTKLIGGGFRVGVSRLLVTRALSAIAGLDSKLIAQRLMGWTDGSVKPTAAGFQQLIAEHTEEEHAQRGGQPYPFFLAHQLDREPEALGELSRWQVEWKYDGMRAQLVSREGQNWLWSRGEDLITERFPELAVLRLPDGVVIDGEILVWHGGDAPAPFADLQKRMGRKQVSARLLGELPAVMVAYDLLEYEGRDLRTLPQAQRRAMLEQLVATLQVQQGAPQLRLAPVIRADSWEQLAAIRAESRQRGVEGMMLKAADAQYGVGRTKNVGTWWKWKIDPYSIDAVLIYAQAGHGRRASLYTDYTFAVWDETGEGEGGRKLVPFAKAYSGLTDAEIAKVDHAIRRTTIEKFGPVRSVTPSMVFEIGFEGIASSPRHKSGIAVRFPRILRQRQDKTVDQADTLDALKSLLVAP; encoded by the coding sequence ATGCGTGACTTCGCCCTGCTGTACGCCGAGCTCGACGAAACCACGTCCACCACGCGCAAGCTCAATGCGCTGCAACAGTATTTTCGTACTGCTGCACCGGCCGACGCGGCCTGGGCCGTGTACTTCCTGGCTGGCGGCAAGCCGCGCCAGGCCGTACCGACCAAGCTGCTGCGCCAGTTCGCCATCGAATACTCGGGCCTGGACGACTGGCTGTTCGACGAGTGCTACCACGCCGTCGGCGACCTGGCCGAAACCATCGCCCACATCCTGCCGCCACCGAACCAGCCCAGCGAAATCGGCCTGGCCGACTGGATCGAACTCGGCATCGCGCCATTGCGCGGCGCCGACCCCGGCACCGTGCGCAGCGCGCTGCTGCTGTACTGGGACCAGCTCGATACGCGCGAGCGCTTCCTGCTGACCAAGCTGATCGGCGGCGGCTTCCGGGTGGGGGTGTCGCGCCTGCTGGTCACGCGCGCGCTCAGCGCCATCGCCGGCCTCGACAGCAAGCTGATCGCCCAGCGCCTGATGGGCTGGACCGACGGCAGCGTCAAGCCCACTGCTGCCGGCTTCCAGCAGCTGATCGCCGAGCATACCGAGGAGGAACACGCGCAGCGCGGCGGCCAGCCGTACCCGTTCTTCCTGGCTCATCAACTCGACCGCGAACCGGAAGCGCTCGGCGAATTGTCGCGGTGGCAGGTGGAATGGAAATACGACGGCATGCGCGCCCAACTGGTCAGCCGCGAAGGCCAGAACTGGCTGTGGTCGCGCGGCGAAGACCTGATTACCGAGCGCTTCCCGGAGCTGGCCGTGCTGCGCCTGCCCGACGGCGTAGTGATCGACGGCGAAATCCTGGTCTGGCACGGCGGCGACGCCCCGGCGCCGTTTGCCGACCTGCAAAAGCGCATGGGCCGCAAGCAGGTCTCGGCGCGGCTGCTCGGCGAATTGCCCGCCGTGATGGTCGCGTACGACCTGCTCGAATACGAAGGCCGTGACCTGCGCACCTTGCCGCAAGCGCAGCGCCGCGCCATGCTCGAGCAGCTGGTGGCCACGCTGCAAGTACAGCAGGGCGCACCGCAACTGCGGCTGGCGCCTGTGATCCGCGCCGACAGCTGGGAGCAACTGGCCGCGATCCGCGCCGAATCGCGCCAGCGCGGGGTGGAAGGCATGATGCTCAAGGCTGCCGATGCACAATACGGCGTGGGCCGCACCAAGAACGTCGGTACGTGGTGGAAATGGAAGATCGACCCGTACAGCATCGACGCCGTGCTGATCTACGCCCAGGCCGGCCACGGCCGCCGCGCCTCGCTGTACACCGACTACACTTTTGCCGTCTGGGACGAAACGGGGGAAGGCGAGGGCGGCCGCAAGCTGGTGCCGTTCGCCAAGGCCTATTCGGGCCTGACCGATGCCGAGATCGCCAAGGTGGACCATGCAATCCGCCGCACCACCATCGAAAAATTCGGCCCAGTGCGCAGCGTGACACCGAGCATGGTGTTCGAGATCGGCTTCGAAGGCATCGCCAGCTCGCCGCGCCACAAGTCCGGCATCGCGGTGCGCTTCCCGCGCATCCTGCGCCAGCGCCAGGACAAGACCGTGGACCAGGCCGATACGCTCGACGCCCTGAAAAGCCTGCTGGTCGCGCCATGA
- a CDS encoding DUF4198 domain-containing protein — translation MNKFNKTLIALALAGATMTAHAHKPWLLPTSTIVESRDNWVTIDAAVSEGLFDVDHVPLKLDGITITGPDGGKVEMQNVANGKLRNSFDLKLPKPGTYKVALVSQNVFASYKDKAGEMKRFRGNEETFAKDVPADAAELKVSRTQSRLETFVTTGEPDLAVFKPTGVGLELVPVTHPNDLRAGEKATWRFLLDGKPAANQGVSLIPGGVRYRGTLGEIRKNTDANGELTFELPAAGMYMVSSSWPAATPSKPGQPPQMPARRASYAATIEILPE, via the coding sequence ATGAACAAATTCAACAAGACCCTGATTGCGCTGGCCCTGGCCGGCGCAACGATGACCGCACACGCCCACAAGCCGTGGCTGCTGCCCACGTCCACCATCGTCGAGAGCCGCGACAACTGGGTCACCATCGACGCCGCCGTGTCCGAAGGCCTGTTCGATGTCGATCACGTGCCGCTCAAGCTCGACGGCATCACCATCACCGGCCCGGACGGCGGCAAGGTGGAAATGCAAAACGTTGCCAACGGCAAGCTGCGCAACAGTTTCGACCTCAAGCTGCCAAAACCTGGCACCTACAAGGTTGCCCTGGTCTCGCAAAACGTGTTCGCCAGCTACAAGGACAAGGCCGGCGAAATGAAACGTTTCCGGGGCAACGAAGAGACCTTCGCCAAGGACGTGCCGGCCGATGCCGCCGAGCTGAAAGTGTCGCGTACCCAGAGCCGCCTGGAAACCTTCGTCACCACCGGCGAACCCGACCTGGCTGTGTTCAAGCCAACCGGCGTGGGCCTGGAACTGGTGCCGGTCACCCACCCGAACGACCTGCGCGCGGGCGAAAAAGCCACCTGGCGCTTCCTGCTCGACGGCAAACCGGCCGCCAACCAGGGCGTGAGCCTGATCCCGGGCGGCGTGCGCTATCGCGGCACGCTGGGCGAAATCCGCAAGAACACCGATGCCAACGGCGAGCTGACGTTCGAACTGCCGGCCGCCGGAATGTACATGGTCAGCAGCAGCTGGCCGGCCGCCACGCCGTCCAAGCCGGGCCAGCCGCCGCAGATGCCTGCACGCCGCGCCAGCTACGCCGCCACCATCGAAATCCTGCCGGAATAA
- a CDS encoding VOC family protein: protein MTTSAQPDAAQPIPAAMHTITPHLVCEGAAAAMAYYQQAFNAVETMRLPGPDGKIMHASMRIGDSTIMLVDDFPEHGSMGPKALKGSPVTLHLYVADVDAVYAQAIAAGGEAKMPPQDMFWGDRYGMLVDPFGHCWAIATHQRDVSTEEIMRAMAQQGPGGCG, encoded by the coding sequence ATGACGACTTCCGCCCAGCCCGACGCGGCACAGCCCATCCCTGCGGCCATGCACACCATCACGCCCCACCTCGTTTGCGAGGGCGCGGCAGCAGCGATGGCCTATTACCAACAAGCATTCAATGCCGTGGAAACCATGCGCCTGCCCGGCCCCGACGGCAAGATCATGCATGCCAGCATGCGCATCGGCGACTCCACCATCATGCTGGTGGACGACTTTCCCGAGCATGGCAGCATGGGCCCCAAGGCGCTCAAGGGCAGTCCGGTCACGCTGCACCTGTACGTGGCCGATGTCGATGCGGTTTATGCCCAGGCCATCGCGGCGGGCGGCGAGGCCAAAATGCCGCCGCAGGACATGTTCTGGGGCGACCGCTATGGCATGCTGGTCGATCCGTTCGGCCATTGCTGGGCCATCGCCACCCACCAGCGCGATGTGAGCACCGAGGAAATCATGCGTGCCATGGCGCAGCAGGGACCCGGTGGCTGCGGCTGA
- a CDS encoding GAF domain-containing protein has product MTFTLNDTAYGTDTPAAKHAMFDDLRSQLTGLVHGETDLIANSANFSSLVFNAMPGLNWAGFYFLQGDELVLGPFQGKPACIRIKKGRGVCGTTVVEGKSIVVPDVHAFPGHIACDVNSRSELVVPVRRPNGEIMGVFDLDSPLPNRFDQDDADGIEALVGILEKTLA; this is encoded by the coding sequence ATGACTTTTACCCTCAACGACACCGCCTACGGCACCGACACGCCAGCGGCCAAGCACGCCATGTTCGACGACCTGCGTTCGCAACTGACCGGCCTGGTACACGGTGAGACCGACCTGATCGCCAACTCCGCAAACTTCAGCTCGCTGGTATTCAACGCCATGCCCGGCCTGAACTGGGCCGGCTTCTATTTCCTGCAGGGTGACGAGCTGGTGCTGGGACCGTTCCAGGGCAAGCCGGCCTGCATCCGCATCAAGAAGGGCCGTGGCGTGTGCGGCACCACGGTGGTGGAAGGAAAATCGATAGTCGTACCGGACGTGCACGCGTTCCCGGGCCATATCGCCTGCGACGTCAATTCGCGGTCGGAACTGGTGGTACCGGTCCGCCGTCCCAACGGCGAAATCATGGGCGTGTTCGACCTCGACAGCCCGCTGCCGAACCGCTTCGACCAGGATGATGCCGACGGCATCGAAGCACTGGTGGGTATCCTGGAAAAAACCCTGGCCTAA
- a CDS encoding DUF2271 domain-containing protein, translating to MKLRYSIALSLPLASASAMGAELALKIDVPQLNVAEYHRPYIAAWLENADQKVVTNLAVLYDTGKKDNAGTKWLKDMRQWWRKTGRDLAMPLDGVSGATKAPGEISLTFPAAKAGLDKLPAGQYTLFVEASREAGGREVVKVPLQWPPKSAQKATGQGKEELGAVVVQLKP from the coding sequence ATGAAATTACGTTATTCCATCGCCCTGAGTCTGCCACTGGCCAGTGCTTCGGCCATGGGCGCCGAGCTGGCCCTGAAAATCGATGTGCCACAACTGAACGTCGCCGAATACCACCGCCCGTACATCGCCGCCTGGCTGGAAAACGCCGACCAGAAAGTGGTCACCAACCTGGCCGTCCTGTACGACACGGGCAAGAAGGATAACGCCGGCACCAAGTGGCTCAAGGACATGCGCCAATGGTGGCGCAAGACCGGCCGCGACCTGGCCATGCCGCTCGACGGCGTCAGCGGCGCGACCAAGGCGCCCGGCGAAATTTCGCTGACGTTCCCGGCCGCCAAGGCTGGCCTGGACAAGCTGCCAGCCGGCCAGTACACCTTGTTCGTGGAAGCCTCGCGCGAAGCGGGCGGCCGCGAAGTGGTCAAAGTGCCGCTGCAATGGCCGCCGAAGTCGGCGCAGAAGGCCACCGGCCAGGGCAAGGAAGAACTGGGCGCGGTCGTGGTCCAACTGAAACCATAA
- a CDS encoding YciI family protein, with amino-acid sequence MEFVVLRRANQSTERGDQPPALEPGVFMRPSDSALRLVRRDGVWSRDTGPYPPREIVAGFTLVRSPSRADVIEQVRWWPLFDAGAVYEIRDQIPSADGRAHGPAPDSVPERNPDWTRYVVFLRSDFEAEFGIAPPVEALARMRAHEERSARAGVLLAGSALGTTRTATRVHFANANTSLVAGPFGDARELVAGYWIIQAATLDLAIAWAGGCPYPQAGDVTVEIREVCERREQREFTPEMRAAEERLRAELLEGLLREATEQRKRGF; translated from the coding sequence ATGGAATTCGTGGTACTGCGCCGCGCCAACCAGAGTACCGAGCGCGGCGACCAGCCGCCGGCGCTGGAACCGGGCGTCTTCATGCGCCCCAGCGACAGCGCGCTGCGCCTGGTACGCCGCGATGGCGTGTGGAGCCGTGACACCGGGCCATACCCGCCGCGCGAGATCGTGGCCGGTTTTACGCTGGTGCGGTCGCCGTCTCGCGCCGACGTGATCGAACAGGTGCGCTGGTGGCCGTTGTTCGACGCCGGCGCCGTTTATGAAATCCGCGACCAGATCCCGTCCGCAGACGGCAGGGCACATGGCCCCGCGCCCGACAGCGTGCCGGAACGCAATCCGGACTGGACCCGGTACGTGGTGTTCCTGCGGTCGGACTTCGAGGCCGAGTTCGGCATTGCCCCACCGGTCGAAGCGCTGGCGCGCATGCGCGCCCACGAGGAACGCAGCGCGCGCGCCGGCGTGCTGCTGGCCGGCAGCGCCCTGGGCACCACGCGCACGGCCACGCGGGTGCATTTTGCCAACGCCAATACGTCGCTGGTGGCGGGACCGTTTGGCGATGCGCGGGAACTGGTTGCGGGCTACTGGATCATCCAGGCCGCTACCCTGGACCTGGCGATTGCCTGGGCCGGCGGTTGCCCGTATCCGCAAGCGGGCGACGTCACCGTCGAAATCCGCGAGGTGTGCGAGCGCCGCGAGCAGCGTGAATTCACACCGGAGATGCGCGCCGCCGAAGAACGGCTGCGCGCCGAATTGCTGGAAGGATTGTTGCGCGAGGCGACGGAGCAGCGCAAGCGCGGCTTTTAA
- a CDS encoding ligase-associated DNA damage response DEXH box helicase: protein MTARPRTSLRAQLARPRPAPASATVESRANKLVSMPANKSVVTAASEMNDPLTDSASAPAIDPAGNPVAGAQAGPEANPPINPAAETDVSSSAKVPAGSVANASVKSSARSATNLSAQVPARRGANPVAKSTGPSSTQAKAWFAARGWKVFPFQRDVWQAAMAGQSGLLHASTGAGKTYAVWFAALQRAALHKRPRVGLKVLWLTPMRALAADTLRALQESATDLLPAWQIEARTGDTGSAQRARQNKRLPDTLVTTPESLTLMLSKADAVAQFAQLDMVIIDEWHELMGNKRGVQTQLALARLRHWNPGLVVWGLSATLGNLVQAREALMPDGVAVEGHVAKDIVVDTLIPDHPSRFPWGGHLGLQMLPRVVEEIERHATTLVFTNTRSQAELWYQNMLDARPDWAGLIALHHGSLDKQVRDWVELGLKNGQLKAVICTSSLDLGVDFLPVQRVLQIGSAKGIARLLQRAGRSGHAPGRVSRLTLVPTQSMELLEAAGARQAVAARDIEARPVPYKPLDVLVQHMVTIALGGGFRSAELLAEVRTAWSYRDLTEEEWQWALDFIARGGQTLAVYPEYRRVLPDDEGVYRVPDAAIGRRHRMGIGTIVSDSSLQVKYVSGGRLGSVEESFISRLKQGDHFLFAGRILEFVRLHEMTAYVRRATGTRGAVPRWQGGRMPMSSELAHAALEQLRLATIDGAESLGPEMQAIAPLLATQQKWSALPTPDTTVIETMHSREGRHLFMFPFAGRSVHVGLASLIAWRVARVTPVTFSIAVNDYGFELLAAQELDWTALLDVGHGAKAGLFGTDNLLEDVLASLNATELSQRRFREIARIAGLIFQGFPGQPKSARQLQASSALFFSVFRQHDAGNLLLTQAQREVLEQELELTRLRATLEELQARHISFHQTKRATPFGFALMVERFREKLSTEKLSDRVARMVRELEKAAGP, encoded by the coding sequence ATGACGGCGCGCCCCCGCACCAGCTTGCGCGCCCAGCTGGCCAGGCCGCGTCCTGCGCCAGCCAGTGCAACGGTCGAAAGCCGCGCCAATAAGCTTGTTTCCATGCCTGCCAACAAGTCCGTCGTCACCGCAGCCAGCGAGATGAACGATCCGCTGACCGATTCCGCTTCTGCACCAGCCATCGATCCGGCCGGCAACCCGGTCGCGGGAGCGCAAGCCGGACCGGAAGCCAACCCGCCAATCAACCCGGCCGCCGAAACCGATGTCAGCTCGTCAGCCAAGGTTCCCGCCGGGTCGGTCGCCAACGCCTCGGTCAAGTCTTCCGCCAGGTCAGCCACCAACCTGTCGGCCCAAGTCCCTGCCAGGCGGGGCGCCAACCCGGTCGCCAAATCCACCGGCCCCTCATCGACGCAAGCCAAAGCCTGGTTCGCCGCGCGCGGCTGGAAGGTATTTCCATTCCAGCGCGATGTCTGGCAAGCCGCGATGGCCGGCCAGTCGGGCCTGCTGCACGCGAGCACCGGCGCCGGTAAAACTTACGCGGTGTGGTTTGCCGCCTTGCAGCGCGCAGCCCTGCACAAGCGCCCGCGCGTGGGCCTGAAAGTACTGTGGCTGACGCCTATGCGGGCGCTGGCGGCCGACACCCTGCGCGCCTTGCAGGAATCGGCCACCGACCTGCTGCCGGCGTGGCAGATCGAGGCGCGCACCGGCGACACCGGTTCGGCCCAGCGCGCGCGCCAGAACAAACGCCTGCCCGACACCCTGGTCACCACGCCCGAAAGCCTGACCCTGATGCTGAGCAAGGCCGATGCGGTTGCCCAGTTCGCCCAGCTGGACATGGTGATCATCGACGAATGGCACGAGCTGATGGGCAACAAGCGCGGCGTGCAGACCCAGCTGGCGCTGGCGCGCCTGCGCCACTGGAATCCGGGCCTGGTGGTGTGGGGCCTGTCGGCGACGCTGGGCAACCTGGTGCAAGCGCGCGAGGCGTTGATGCCCGACGGCGTGGCAGTGGAAGGCCATGTCGCCAAGGACATCGTGGTCGATACCCTGATCCCCGACCATCCGTCGCGCTTTCCGTGGGGCGGCCACCTGGGCCTGCAAATGCTGCCGCGCGTGGTCGAGGAAATCGAACGCCACGCCACCACGCTGGTGTTTACCAATACCCGTTCGCAGGCCGAGCTGTGGTACCAGAACATGCTCGATGCCCGTCCCGACTGGGCCGGGTTGATCGCGCTGCACCACGGTTCGCTCGACAAGCAGGTGCGCGACTGGGTGGAGCTGGGCCTTAAAAACGGGCAACTGAAAGCCGTGATTTGCACCTCGAGCCTGGACCTGGGCGTCGATTTCCTGCCGGTGCAACGGGTGCTGCAAATCGGCAGCGCCAAGGGCATCGCCCGCTTGCTGCAACGGGCCGGGCGCAGCGGCCACGCACCGGGCCGCGTTTCGCGCCTGACACTCGTGCCCACCCAAAGCATGGAACTGCTGGAAGCGGCCGGCGCCCGGCAAGCGGTGGCCGCGCGCGATATCGAGGCGCGGCCGGTGCCGTATAAACCGCTCGACGTGCTGGTGCAGCACATGGTGACCATTGCGCTGGGCGGCGGCTTCCGTTCGGCGGAATTGCTGGCCGAAGTGCGCACCGCGTGGTCGTACCGCGACCTCACCGAAGAAGAGTGGCAATGGGCGCTCGATTTTATCGCCCGTGGTGGCCAGACCCTGGCCGTGTATCCCGAATACCGGCGCGTGCTGCCCGATGACGAGGGCGTCTATCGCGTGCCGGACGCCGCCATCGGACGCCGTCACCGGATGGGCATCGGCACCATCGTCTCCGATTCCAGCCTGCAAGTGAAATACGTGAGCGGCGGGCGGCTGGGCAGCGTGGAGGAATCGTTCATCTCGCGACTGAAACAGGGCGACCATTTCCTGTTTGCCGGCCGCATCCTGGAATTCGTGCGCCTGCACGAAATGACCGCCTACGTGCGCCGCGCCACCGGCACCCGTGGCGCCGTGCCGCGCTGGCAGGGCGGCAGGATGCCGATGTCGTCCGAGCTGGCCCATGCCGCGCTCGAGCAGCTGCGCCTGGCCACCATTGACGGCGCCGAATCGCTGGGCCCGGAAATGCAGGCGATTGCGCCACTCTTGGCCACGCAGCAAAAATGGTCGGCGCTGCCCACGCCCGACACCACCGTGATCGAAACCATGCACAGCCGCGAAGGACGCCACCTGTTCATGTTTCCATTTGCAGGCCGCTCGGTCCACGTCGGCCTGGCGTCGCTGATTGCCTGGCGCGTGGCGCGGGTAACGCCGGTGACGTTTTCAATCGCTGTCAACGATTACGGCTTCGAGCTGCTGGCCGCGCAAGAACTCGATTGGACGGCGCTGCTGGACGTGGGGCATGGCGCCAAAGCCGGTCTGTTCGGCACCGACAATTTACTGGAAGACGTGCTGGCCAGCCTGAACGCCACCGAACTGTCGCAGCGGCGCTTTCGCGAAATTGCCCGCATTGCCGGCCTGATCTTCCAGGGCTTTCCCGGCCAACCCAAGAGTGCGCGCCAGTTGCAGGCCTCGTCGGCGCTGTTCTTTTCCGTGTTCCGCCAGCACGATGCCGGCAACCTGCTGCTGACGCAAGCCCAGCGCGAGGTGCTGGAGCAGGAACTGGAGCTGACCCGCCTGCGCGCCACGCTGGAAGAGTTGCAGGCGCGCCACATCAGCTTTCACCAGACCAAGCGCGCCACGCCGTTCGGCTTTGCGCTGATGGTCGAACGCTTCCGCGAAAAACTCAGCACCGAGAAACTGTCGGACCGGGTGGCGCGCATGGTGCGCGAGCTGGAAAAGGCGGCGGGACCATGA
- the pdeM gene encoding ligase-associated DNA damage response endonuclease PdeM has product MSALPDHHGALALELAGELVWLLPEKALYWPRERMLVIADIHFGKAASFRALGVPVPAGTTSANLAALDRLVARHGARQVLFLGDFLHAKAAHAESTMAAMQRWRALNPALALTLVRGNHDLHAGDPPLWLSIAMADEPMHLGPFAFCHHPDLLATGYLMAGHVHPVYRLRSGWESVLLPCFMANGQRIVLPAFGAFTGGHAVVPEADERLFVTSGDAVVEVPASPRRDGR; this is encoded by the coding sequence ATGAGCGCGCTGCCCGATCACCACGGCGCACTGGCGCTGGAACTGGCAGGCGAGCTGGTCTGGCTGCTGCCCGAGAAAGCCTTGTATTGGCCACGCGAGCGGATGCTGGTGATTGCCGACATCCACTTCGGCAAGGCAGCGTCGTTCCGCGCGCTGGGCGTGCCGGTGCCGGCCGGTACCACGTCCGCCAACCTGGCGGCGCTCGACCGCCTGGTGGCGCGCCATGGTGCGCGCCAGGTGCTATTCCTTGGCGATTTTTTGCACGCCAAGGCCGCGCACGCGGAATCGACCATGGCAGCCATGCAGCGCTGGCGCGCCCTCAATCCCGCGCTGGCGCTCACGCTGGTGCGTGGCAACCACGACCTGCACGCGGGCGATCCGCCGCTGTGGTTGTCGATCGCCATGGCGGATGAGCCGATGCACCTGGGGCCGTTTGCCTTCTGCCACCACCCGGACTTGCTGGCGACGGGCTACCTGATGGCCGGCCACGTGCATCCGGTCTATCGCTTGCGGTCGGGCTGGGAGTCGGTGCTGCTGCCATGCTTCATGGCCAATGGCCAGCGCATCGTGCTGCCGGCGTTCGGCGCGTTTACCGGCGGCCACGCGGTAGTGCCCGAAGCCGACGAGCGGCTATTTGTCACCAGCGGCGACGCCGTGGTGGAAGTACCGGCCTCGCCGCGCCGCGATGGGCGCTAG
- a CDS encoding PepSY-associated TM helix domain-containing protein, which yields MSAPPASPANSVTSATSATSAAQASRAVWLKHLHQWHWISSALCLLGMFLFSITGITLNHASQIEAKPTITRLEATAPAALVAQLRTYAEEHDGAKEPLPQAAEQWLKDTWKVQAGGRVAEWSADEIYLAMPRAGGDAWVRIELEGGAAEFEKTDRGWISWLNDVHKGRNTGTAWNWFIDIFAVMCLVFCMTGLLILKFHAAKRPFTWPMVGLGVLIPVVIALLFIH from the coding sequence TTGAGTGCACCACCCGCCAGCCCTGCCAACAGCGTCACCAGCGCTACCAGTGCCACGAGTGCCGCCCAAGCCAGTCGCGCGGTCTGGCTCAAGCACCTGCACCAGTGGCACTGGATCAGTTCGGCACTGTGCCTGCTGGGCATGTTCCTGTTTTCCATCACCGGCATCACGCTCAACCACGCATCGCAAATCGAGGCCAAGCCCACCATCACCCGGCTCGAGGCCACGGCGCCGGCCGCGCTGGTAGCGCAATTGCGCACCTATGCCGAGGAGCACGATGGCGCCAAGGAACCGCTGCCGCAAGCCGCCGAGCAATGGCTGAAGGACACCTGGAAAGTGCAGGCGGGCGGGCGTGTGGCCGAATGGTCGGCCGACGAGATTTATCTTGCCATGCCGCGTGCCGGCGGCGACGCCTGGGTGCGCATCGAGCTCGAGGGTGGAGCCGCCGAGTTCGAGAAAACCGACCGTGGCTGGATTTCCTGGCTCAATGATGTCCACAAGGGCCGCAACACGGGCACGGCCTGGAACTGGTTCATCGACATCTTTGCCGTCATGTGCCTGGTGTTTTGCATGACCGGTTTGCTGATTTTGAAGTTCCACGCGGCCAAGCGGCCGTTCACCTGGCCGATGGTGGGCCTCGGTGTTTTGATTCCTGTTGTTATTGCTTTGCTGTTTATCCACTAA
- a CDS encoding ligase-associated DNA damage response exonuclease, which yields MTSDMVVVRKEGLYCVPGQFYIDPWRPVERAVITHAHGDHARGGHRHYLAATPGVGVLKSRLGDIHIDGLGYGETVVHNGVTISLHPAGHVLGSAQVRMAYRGEVWVASGDYKVEADSTCTPFEPVRCDTFITESTFGLPIYRWQPQQEVYDDINDWWRANAAQGRASVMQCYSFGKAQRILSGLEADIGPIVCHGAVQTLNTVYRDSGVWLPPTVMVGDVDKDDLKRALVIAPPAAAGSPWVKRFGDFSDAFASGWMQLRGARRRRGVDRGFVLSDHADWPGLMQAITATGAERVIVTHGSIAVLVRWLQQQGLQASGFDTEYGDDEADDAAAGAATDPATDAATDTDAATTEAASAEAVSTDAAPVGARHA from the coding sequence ATGACGTCCGACATGGTGGTGGTGCGCAAGGAAGGACTGTATTGCGTGCCGGGCCAGTTCTATATCGACCCCTGGCGGCCGGTGGAGCGCGCCGTGATCACGCACGCCCATGGCGACCATGCGCGCGGCGGCCACCGCCACTACCTGGCTGCCACCCCGGGTGTCGGTGTGCTGAAGTCCCGCCTCGGCGATATCCACATCGACGGCCTGGGCTATGGCGAAACGGTGGTGCACAACGGCGTCACCATCTCGCTGCATCCGGCCGGCCACGTGCTCGGCTCGGCGCAGGTGCGCATGGCGTACCGCGGCGAAGTGTGGGTGGCGTCCGGCGACTACAAGGTGGAGGCCGATAGTACTTGCACCCCGTTCGAGCCGGTGCGCTGCGATACCTTCATCACCGAATCGACGTTCGGGCTGCCGATCTACCGTTGGCAGCCGCAACAGGAGGTGTACGACGACATCAACGACTGGTGGCGCGCCAACGCCGCGCAGGGACGCGCCAGCGTGATGCAGTGCTACAGCTTCGGCAAGGCGCAGCGCATCCTGAGCGGCCTGGAAGCGGACATCGGTCCCATCGTCTGCCATGGCGCCGTGCAAACCCTCAATACGGTTTATCGCGACAGCGGCGTGTGGCTGCCGCCCACGGTGATGGTGGGCGACGTCGACAAGGACGACCTCAAGCGCGCGCTGGTGATCGCGCCACCGGCGGCGGCCGGCTCACCGTGGGTCAAGCGCTTTGGCGATTTTTCCGACGCGTTTGCCAGCGGCTGGATGCAGTTGCGCGGCGCGCGCCGCCGCCGTGGCGTCGATCGCGGCTTCGTGCTGTCCGACCACGCCGACTGGCCGGGGCTGATGCAGGCGATTACTGCCACCGGCGCCGAACGGGTGATCGTCACCCACGGTTCGATCGCTGTATTGGTGCGCTGGTTGCAGCAGCAGGGCCTGCAGGCCAGCGGTTTTGATACCGAGTACGGCGACGATGAGGCCGACGATGCTGCTGCCGGTGCGGCCACTGATCCTGCAACCGATGCCGCAACCGATACCGATGCTGCAACCACCGAGGCTGCGTCTGCCGAAGCCGTATCCACCGACGCTGCACCAGTGGGAGCACGCCATGCGTGA